In a genomic window of Flavobacterium lipolyticum:
- a CDS encoding lmo0937 family membrane protein, which yields MSNLLYTIALVLVILWALGFFVYSLGSIIHILLVIAVIAILLRLIKGREI from the coding sequence ATGTCAAATCTACTATACACAATCGCGTTGGTACTGGTCATTCTTTGGGCATTGGGCTTTTTTGTTTACAGCCTTGGAAGTATCATTCATATTTTATTGGTCATTGCCGTTATTGCCATATTATTGAGGCTCATTAAAGGCCGTGAAATTTAA
- a CDS encoding sensor histidine kinase produces MKWIPNFNSSNSLRVIFVIAVFILLFLSSIAHKHNQDLNESSKLVMHTYEINIQLERLMSAIKDAETGQRGYIITRNARFLTPYIYSRDKVNTSFINLKKLTKDNPKQQKNLQNLFKLIIQRFVSFENCLKYSDPKTYDKRKLDNHLFGGRILMENIRFKVDEMNDIEKTDLAKRLKIYDAEISLSPLFSISLFLVALTFILLAYRQISRDFERLKVFNKQLLISGKLMAESEAIGKFSTWQWDLDTNKIDYSDNQYRLLGYEPNAFVPEKGTFLNFVHPDDKETVAKSMKGILNYKQLPFVYYKIVLPTQEVRHFKTTGKLLTDEQGSKILLGINFDITDEHLLNIELQARNVELENSNKELASFNHVASHDLQEPLRKIQTFISRISDTDKAAMSQNANDYIAKIEISAKRMRVLIDDLLLFSRTNTTKKEFIKSNLNELLKNAEAELTEMIDEKKAVITSTKLPKLAVIPYQIEQLFINLIGNSLKYNRPNVAPEITIESQKVFSVDYRELLDQNVKKYHKITFTDNGMGFDPQFKETIFVLFQRLHSKTDYPGTGIGLAICKKIVDNHKGYIMADSQPDQGSIFTIFLPD; encoded by the coding sequence ATGAAGTGGATCCCAAATTTTAATTCCTCAAACTCACTGAGAGTTATTTTTGTAATCGCAGTTTTCATTCTGTTATTTCTTTCTTCTATTGCTCACAAGCACAATCAGGACCTGAATGAGTCCAGTAAGCTGGTGATGCATACGTATGAAATTAACATTCAGTTAGAACGGTTAATGTCGGCTATTAAGGATGCCGAAACGGGACAGCGCGGTTATATCATCACCCGCAATGCCCGTTTCCTGACTCCTTATATTTATTCGCGCGACAAGGTAAACACTTCGTTCATTAATTTAAAAAAGTTAACGAAAGACAATCCGAAACAGCAGAAAAATCTTCAAAACTTATTCAAGCTCATCATTCAGCGTTTTGTTTCGTTTGAAAATTGCCTTAAATACAGCGATCCCAAAACCTACGACAAACGAAAACTCGACAACCATTTGTTTGGAGGACGAATTTTGATGGAAAACATTCGTTTTAAAGTAGACGAAATGAATGATATCGAAAAAACTGATTTGGCCAAAAGACTAAAAATCTACGATGCCGAAATTTCCCTGAGTCCGCTTTTTTCTATTTCACTGTTTCTGGTTGCTTTAACCTTTATTCTATTGGCTTACCGACAAATTAGTCGTGATTTCGAACGTCTGAAAGTCTTCAACAAGCAGCTTTTAATCTCCGGAAAACTGATGGCAGAATCTGAAGCTATTGGTAAATTCAGTACCTGGCAATGGGATTTAGACACCAACAAAATAGACTATTCCGACAATCAGTATCGCCTGCTGGGCTACGAACCTAATGCTTTTGTTCCCGAAAAAGGCACCTTTTTAAACTTTGTCCATCCGGATGATAAAGAAACGGTAGCAAAATCGATGAAAGGAATCCTAAACTATAAACAACTGCCTTTTGTCTATTATAAAATTGTACTTCCTACCCAAGAAGTAAGGCATTTTAAAACAACAGGGAAATTATTGACTGACGAACAGGGAAGCAAAATTTTGCTGGGAATCAACTTTGATATTACCGATGAACACTTACTCAACATAGAACTTCAGGCACGTAACGTTGAACTCGAAAACAGCAATAAGGAACTGGCTTCTTTCAATCACGTTGCGAGTCACGATTTACAGGAACCACTTCGAAAAATTCAGACTTTTATCTCCCGAATTTCAGATACCGACAAAGCTGCTATGTCTCAAAACGCCAATGATTATATTGCTAAAATTGAGATTTCGGCCAAAAGAATGCGTGTTTTAATTGATGATTTATTGTTGTTTTCAAGAACAAATACTACCAAAAAAGAATTCATTAAATCAAATTTAAATGAATTACTTAAAAATGCCGAAGCTGAATTAACCGAAATGATCGACGAGAAAAAAGCGGTTATTACGTCTACAAAATTGCCCAAACTGGCAGTCATTCCGTATCAAATCGAACAACTTTTTATCAACCTCATCGGGAATTCTTTAAAATACAACCGTCCGAATGTTGCTCCCGAAATTACCATTGAAAGTCAAAAAGTATTTTCGGTAGATTATCGCGAACTTTTAGATCAGAATGTAAAAAAATACCACAAAATAACTTTTACAGATAACGGAATGGGCTTTGACCCTCAGTTTAAGGAAACTATTTTTGTATTGTTTCAGCGCCTTCATTCTAAAACAGATTATCCCGGAACAGGAATTGGTCTGGCCATTTGCAAAAAAATTGTCGACAATCACAAAGGATATATCATGGCCGACAGTCAACCTGATCAGGGCTCCATATTTACGATTTTTCTTCCGGATTAA
- a CDS encoding DUF4142 domain-containing protein, with protein MKAIPRVKAFFLRTIFLLCVLVFVSSCKKNYPVATSLKNEAFTKNEKEEIEAFFFIAAANASQTIISKSQIAQQKSSDNNILEVSKQIEINQNQLLQEITTLANKKLIIITEINATHKRDLYDLIDANETNFNAAYLNSMNASLEEEIRLLESISKETNDQIILEMVLQYLPKQYEFVREIQKSRIVI; from the coding sequence ATGAAAGCAATTCCCCGAGTAAAAGCATTTTTTTTAAGAACAATATTCCTATTGTGTGTACTAGTTTTTGTTTCCTCCTGTAAAAAAAACTATCCAGTAGCAACTTCTTTAAAAAATGAAGCTTTTACCAAGAATGAAAAAGAAGAAATTGAAGCCTTTTTTTTTATCGCAGCGGCAAATGCAAGTCAAACCATTATTTCTAAAAGTCAAATTGCACAACAAAAAAGTTCTGACAACAACATACTGGAAGTAAGCAAACAAATCGAAATCAATCAAAATCAGCTGCTACAGGAGATCACAACGCTGGCCAATAAAAAGTTGATCATTATTACCGAAATCAATGCCACCCATAAGCGGGATTTATACGATTTAATCGATGCCAACGAAACCAATTTCAATGCGGCTTATCTGAATTCTATGAATGCCTCTTTAGAAGAAGAGATCAGATTGCTCGAATCGATTTCAAAGGAAACGAACGATCAGATTATTTTAGAGATGGTGCTGCAATACCTGCCAAAACAATATGAGTTTGTCAGAGAAATTCAAAAATCAAGAATAGTAATCTAA
- a CDS encoding helix-turn-helix domain-containing protein produces the protein MKLFIKFDINTICSLFLKHNLDQHNVSFTTLGFGEIELNNNLDAEALEALKKKLSPCGFEVVENQKSVLVQKIKDAIIELVFMEDSNNYKSSVFLAEKLNHSYGYLSNVFSEVTYSSIENFIILQKIERAKQLIIINEMSLTEIAFLLNYSSVAHLSTQFKNTTGITPSAFQRIIKKRRENLK, from the coding sequence ATGAAACTATTTATAAAGTTCGACATCAATACCATTTGTTCGCTTTTTTTAAAACACAATCTGGACCAGCACAATGTAAGCTTTACCACATTGGGTTTTGGGGAAATTGAGCTCAATAACAACCTTGATGCTGAGGCACTCGAGGCCTTAAAAAAGAAACTGAGTCCTTGTGGTTTTGAAGTGGTAGAAAACCAAAAAAGTGTTTTGGTACAGAAAATAAAGGATGCTATTATTGAACTTGTCTTTATGGAAGACAGTAACAATTACAAAAGTTCTGTGTTTTTGGCCGAAAAACTCAATCATAGCTATGGGTATCTGTCGAATGTATTTTCGGAAGTAACCTATTCGTCTATCGAGAATTTTATTATTTTACAAAAAATTGAAAGAGCAAAACAATTAATTATTATCAACGAAATGAGCCTGACTGAAATTGCTTTTTTACTCAACTACTCCAGTGTAGCACACCTGAGTACACAGTTTAAAAACACCACCGGAATTACACCATCGGCTTTTCAGCGAATTATTAAGAAACGAAGAGAGAATTTAAAATAA
- a CDS encoding YtxH domain-containing protein: MKTSTTILGILGAAAAGAVLGVLFAPDKGSNTRKKISDKSKDYGDNIKTKFDGIVSNIKSNGKEIIEEGKAKFSQAKEDFNTLKDDAKAIKSNY, translated from the coding sequence ATGAAAACGAGCACCACAATTTTAGGAATATTAGGAGCCGCAGCAGCGGGAGCAGTTTTAGGAGTTTTATTTGCACCGGACAAAGGATCAAATACCAGAAAAAAAATATCAGACAAGTCTAAAGATTACGGAGATAATATAAAAACCAAATTCGACGGAATCGTTAGTAACATTAAGTCAAACGGGAAAGAAATTATCGAAGAGGGGAAGGCAAAATTCAGCCAGGCGAAAGAGGACTTCAACACTCTTAAGGACGACGCCAAAGCAATAAAATCGAACTATTAA
- a CDS encoding response regulator: MQKNALHILLADDDEDDRLFFKDAFEEIKIQTKVEFAHDGMQLMDHLMNPDNALPDILFLDLNMPKKTGKECLIEIKKTERLKDIIIAIYSTSSSEEDIEDTFIQGANIYIKKPSDFNNLKKIINEVVTVNWHYHTSGLNRDNFLLRLK; encoded by the coding sequence ATGCAAAAAAACGCATTACACATTTTATTGGCTGACGATGATGAGGACGATCGCCTTTTTTTTAAAGATGCTTTTGAAGAGATAAAGATTCAGACTAAAGTAGAATTTGCGCATGACGGAATGCAATTAATGGACCATTTGATGAATCCTGACAATGCTTTACCTGATATTTTATTTCTGGATTTGAACATGCCGAAAAAAACCGGAAAAGAATGCCTGATCGAGATTAAAAAAACAGAGCGTTTAAAAGACATCATTATTGCAATCTACTCTACTTCCTCTTCTGAAGAAGATATTGAAGATACTTTTATTCAGGGCGCCAATATTTACATTAAAAAACCAAGTGATTTTAACAATCTGAAAAAAATAATTAATGAAGTCGTTACTGTAAACTGGCACTATCATACCTCAGGGTTAAATCGTGATAATTTTCTGTTGCGACTAAAATAG
- a CDS encoding porin family protein, translating into MKMYPNFLCALTLFLIASFGMLHAQNTNANPEYGIKGGFNMSNLYSSDANDENILYGFNAGLYATLPVSDFIAIQPEILFTTKGAKLEFNNALASGDSKFRLNYIEVPLLVRVNITRNFNVHAGGYASYLVSSKVTGRGDFNFEQEIDTDDLNKFDAGLSAGVGVDFDPISIGLRYNYGLTTIGKERTVAGTTYTFPDAKNSNLSLYLSYKLN; encoded by the coding sequence ATGAAAATGTACCCAAATTTTTTATGCGCCTTAACCCTTTTCTTAATAGCATCTTTTGGAATGCTGCACGCTCAGAACACTAATGCAAATCCCGAGTATGGAATCAAAGGAGGGTTCAACATGTCGAATTTATACTCTAGTGATGCCAATGACGAAAACATATTATACGGTTTCAATGCCGGTCTTTACGCCACTTTACCCGTCTCTGATTTCATAGCCATTCAGCCTGAAATCCTGTTCACTACAAAAGGAGCCAAATTGGAATTTAATAACGCTCTTGCCAGCGGAGATTCAAAATTCAGACTCAATTACATCGAAGTTCCTTTATTGGTTAGAGTAAATATCACCCGAAACTTTAATGTTCATGCCGGTGGTTACGCCTCTTATCTGGTAAGCTCAAAAGTAACCGGCAGAGGAGATTTTAACTTCGAACAAGAAATTGACACCGATGATCTGAACAAGTTTGATGCCGGTTTATCGGCGGGTGTTGGAGTCGATTTTGACCCAATAAGCATCGGATTACGTTACAACTACGGACTCACTACTATTGGAAAAGAAAGAACGGTAGCCGGAACAACCTACACTTTTCCGGATGCCAAAAACAGCAACCTTTCTTTATACCTTTCGTATAAGTTAAACTAA